A part of Terriglobales bacterium genomic DNA contains:
- a CDS encoding MFS transporter, whose translation MATLSTSPPQSRLAGAFRSLRHRNFQLFFAGQLISLIGTWMQSVAESWLVYRLTGSSLLLGTVAFCAQVPIFLLSPVAGAVVDRRNRHRIVIATQTTSMLLAFTLAMLTLSHVVRVWQIFVLASLLGFVNAFDIPARQAFIVEMVGKDDLMNAIALNSSMFNGARIIGPAIAGILVASIGEGWCFFGNSVSYIAVITGLLMMKVSPRELSRHTSALTAIKEGFQWVFNTKPIFFLLLLVGLVSLVGMPYAVLMPIFADRILHSGARGLGILMGFSGAGALIGALALAAKSGLKGLGTWVMASSACFGVFLAMFGFSRMFWVSAVLLIPVGMFMMVQMASTNTLIQSMVPDRLRGRVMSVYSMMMMGMAPLGALLAGGLSNRIGAPLTVAIGGFCSVLGSIWFGSRLPVLRGEARRLIIAQAYAGGDPPQEMTTVRED comes from the coding sequence ATGGCCACGCTGAGCACGTCCCCGCCGCAATCCAGATTGGCTGGCGCGTTCCGGTCGCTGCGACACCGCAATTTCCAGCTCTTCTTCGCCGGACAGCTCATCTCGCTGATCGGCACTTGGATGCAGAGCGTCGCCGAATCATGGCTGGTCTACCGGCTCACGGGGTCTTCCCTGCTGCTCGGGACGGTGGCATTTTGCGCCCAGGTTCCTATCTTCCTGCTTTCGCCCGTGGCCGGAGCCGTGGTCGACCGCCGCAATCGGCACCGCATAGTCATCGCAACGCAGACCACGTCGATGCTGCTTGCGTTCACTCTTGCCATGCTCACGCTATCCCACGTTGTGCGCGTCTGGCAGATCTTTGTCCTCGCTTCGCTACTCGGTTTTGTAAACGCGTTCGACATTCCGGCACGCCAGGCGTTCATCGTAGAAATGGTCGGCAAGGACGATCTTATGAACGCCATCGCCTTGAACTCCTCAATGTTTAACGGGGCGCGCATCATCGGCCCTGCGATTGCCGGCATTCTTGTAGCCAGCATTGGCGAAGGCTGGTGCTTTTTCGGAAATTCCGTCAGCTACATCGCCGTGATCACCGGACTGCTGATGATGAAGGTCTCTCCTCGTGAGCTATCCCGCCACACATCAGCGTTGACCGCGATCAAAGAAGGTTTTCAGTGGGTGTTCAACACCAAGCCCATCTTTTTTCTGCTGCTTCTGGTTGGCCTCGTAAGTTTGGTGGGAATGCCGTACGCCGTACTCATGCCTATCTTCGCCGACCGCATTCTGCACAGTGGTGCGCGCGGTCTTGGCATCTTGATGGGATTCAGTGGCGCTGGAGCTCTGATCGGGGCACTAGCTTTGGCTGCTAAGTCCGGACTCAAAGGCCTAGGCACGTGGGTGATGGCATCGTCAGCCTGCTTCGGCGTTTTCCTTGCCATGTTTGGTTTTTCGCGAATGTTCTGGGTTTCGGCGGTGCTGCTCATTCCTGTGGGCATGTTCATGATGGTGCAAATGGCGTCGACGAACACCCTCATTCAATCCATGGTGCCGGACCGACTCCGCGGCCGCGTGATGTCGGTGTACTCCATGATGATGATGGGCATGGCCCCACTGGGTGCATTGCTGGCCGGCGGGCTCTCGAATCGCATCGGCGCACCTCTCACCGTCGCCATTGGCGGCTTCTGCTCAGTTCTGGGATCAATCTGGTTCGGCTCGCGCCTGCCGGTTCTGCGGGGCGAAGCTCGACGTCTGATCATTGCTCAGGCATACGCAGGCGGCGATCCGCCGCAGGAGATGACCACGGTGCGCGAGGACTGA
- a CDS encoding phytanoyl-CoA dioxygenase family protein: MIRDLSLDHKPVSNFLDQTSGDTARYRLSSDQLAFFRDHGYLSGVRILDDDQVETLRKELAELTDSSHPGHELFYEYHSNESGDPNTVLFHALGAWRITPGFHDQLWNPAFTVPASQLLEGPVRFWHDQLFCKPAHHGGVVAWHQDYSYWTRTQPLAHLTCWIGLDDSTRENGCLQYIPGSHRWPDLPITGLAGDMNAIEAVLTEEQKQQFRSPVAVELKQGEASFHHPRLVHGSFANHSSRSRRATVINVMRDGVCSATNEPLLTGVPVIPRGHKVEGQFFPLLLPGQN, translated from the coding sequence ATGATCCGGGATCTCTCACTCGACCACAAGCCCGTCAGTAATTTTCTCGATCAGACAAGCGGGGATACTGCTCGTTACCGCCTCAGCAGCGACCAATTAGCGTTCTTCCGTGACCATGGATACCTCAGCGGTGTGCGCATTTTGGATGACGATCAGGTCGAAACTCTGCGCAAGGAGCTCGCAGAATTAACCGATTCGTCTCATCCAGGCCACGAGCTTTTCTACGAATACCACTCGAATGAGTCGGGAGACCCCAATACCGTTCTCTTCCACGCACTGGGAGCCTGGCGAATCACACCGGGCTTTCACGATCAGCTGTGGAACCCGGCATTCACAGTTCCGGCATCGCAGTTGCTCGAAGGACCAGTGCGTTTCTGGCACGATCAGCTCTTCTGCAAGCCGGCCCACCATGGCGGAGTCGTAGCCTGGCATCAGGATTATTCCTACTGGACGCGCACCCAACCACTTGCGCACCTGACCTGCTGGATCGGTCTCGATGACTCCACACGCGAAAACGGCTGCCTCCAGTACATTCCCGGCAGCCACCGCTGGCCCGATCTTCCCATTACGGGACTCGCAGGCGACATGAACGCGATTGAGGCTGTCTTGACCGAAGAACAAAAGCAGCAGTTCAGGAGTCCAGTTGCCGTGGAGCTCAAGCAAGGGGAGGCGTCATTTCATCATCCGCGCCTGGTCCACGGATCATTTGCCAACCACTCCAGCCGCTCACGTCGCGCCACCGTGATCAACGTAATGCGCGATGGCGTTTGTTCGGCCACAAATGAGCCGCTGCTGACGGGAGTTCCCGTAATTCCACGAGGACACAAGGTGGAGGGCCAATTCTTTCCGCTCTTGCTCCCTGGCCAGAATTGA
- the fdh gene encoding formate dehydrogenase: MLKDLLSNWPLVQQIKTGADGTGTEAMSERTRNLKPKFDGAQVARSVCPYCGVGCGQLAFHKNGKLISIEGDPESPISRGHLCPKGADSFELVTSPTRETKVKYRRPYSREWESLDLEQAMDMIADRLWKSREDTFEEEKEGHPVMQTKAIGHLGGATLDNEENYLIKKLFSGGLGMVCISNQARIUHSSTVPSLGTSFGRGGATTAQQDLANSDAILIMGSSMAENHPVGFQWVMEARKRGAKIIHVDPRFTRTSAMSDIWVPMRSGSDIAFLGGLIHYVLEQGKEFREYVVHYTNAATILRDDVKLPDDLDGVFSGWDEKEKKYSPETWLYKGEPAHSDATKPGHASAGGGHGKDRGGEAGDLTKHEIDPTLKNPMCVFNVLKRHFARYTPEFVERVCGVPKEQFLKVAHVFSNASGPDKTGAICYAVGWTQHSNGVQIIRTAAILQLLLGNIGRPGGGILALRGHASIQGSTDIPTLYDILPGYIPMPFWESDAHSLDQYVKRHRSKAGWWSNFEKYIVSLLKAWYGKAATKDNEFGFGWLPRVTGDHSESGYWLDMQDGKMEGLFVMGQNPAVGAANGRLQRTALSKLKWLVVRDFVETETASFWYDSQEIERGELKTEDIATEIFFLPAASHVEKEGSFTNTQRLLQFHEKAVEPPGACRSETWFMYHLGRRMKDKAKGSTRKRDAGLNALTWDYPTEGAIREPKVDAVICEINGYRTDKGELVREYTELQDDGSTACGCWIYSGVHPKPGHNISNMRKPHDYLGHGWGFSWPSDRRILYNRASARPDGKPWSERKKLVWWDQNKRQWTGEDVPDFKKDVAPDYRPDPGAEGMKAIAGDKPFIMHPDGVGWLWVSSGLKDGPLPTHYEPLEPVVKNELYPKHPHNPPAKKKERPDNAYGFPYDKRFPHVLTTYRLTEHHTAGGMSRTLSHLAELQPELFCEISPEMAQELGIEHGGYATIMSPRGIIEARVLVTPRMRPFMVEGRRVHQVGLPYHWGRRGIAVGDTVNDLLAISEEPNVRIMETKALICDIRPGRRPRGKAALDELHAKMKEAA, encoded by the coding sequence ATGCTCAAGGATCTGCTCTCAAATTGGCCTCTGGTGCAGCAAATCAAGACTGGCGCCGATGGCACTGGAACGGAGGCCATGAGTGAGCGCACGCGCAATCTCAAGCCGAAGTTTGATGGCGCGCAGGTGGCTCGGTCCGTTTGCCCATATTGCGGCGTCGGTTGCGGGCAGCTCGCGTTTCATAAGAATGGCAAGCTGATCAGCATTGAGGGAGATCCCGAGTCGCCGATTTCTCGTGGGCATCTCTGTCCGAAAGGGGCCGACAGCTTTGAGCTAGTCACCAGCCCGACGCGTGAAACCAAAGTCAAGTATCGCCGGCCATATTCCCGGGAATGGGAGTCGCTCGATTTGGAGCAGGCGATGGACATGATCGCCGACCGGCTCTGGAAATCGCGCGAAGACACATTCGAAGAAGAAAAAGAGGGTCATCCGGTGATGCAGACCAAGGCCATCGGCCACCTCGGCGGCGCAACCCTCGACAACGAAGAAAACTACCTGATCAAGAAACTATTCAGCGGCGGCCTGGGAATGGTTTGCATCAGCAACCAGGCCCGTATATGACACAGCTCAACGGTTCCCAGTTTGGGAACCTCGTTCGGACGCGGCGGCGCCACCACAGCTCAGCAGGACCTTGCCAACTCTGACGCGATCCTCATTATGGGATCTTCGATGGCAGAAAACCACCCTGTCGGATTCCAGTGGGTGATGGAGGCGCGAAAGCGCGGCGCAAAGATCATTCATGTTGATCCACGGTTCACGCGAACCTCGGCGATGTCCGATATTTGGGTGCCGATGCGTTCTGGGAGCGACATTGCCTTCCTCGGCGGACTCATCCATTACGTTCTCGAACAAGGGAAAGAGTTCCGCGAGTACGTCGTTCATTACACCAACGCTGCGACGATCCTGCGCGATGACGTAAAGCTGCCCGACGATCTTGATGGTGTGTTCTCGGGCTGGGATGAAAAAGAAAAGAAATACTCGCCGGAAACCTGGCTATATAAAGGCGAACCGGCACACAGCGATGCTACGAAGCCCGGGCACGCCAGCGCGGGCGGAGGTCACGGAAAAGATCGTGGCGGAGAAGCCGGCGACCTGACCAAACACGAGATTGATCCCACCCTAAAGAATCCAATGTGCGTCTTCAACGTGCTCAAACGGCACTTCGCGCGTTACACGCCTGAGTTCGTGGAGCGCGTGTGCGGCGTTCCGAAGGAGCAGTTCCTCAAGGTGGCGCACGTATTCTCGAACGCTTCAGGGCCTGACAAAACCGGAGCAATTTGCTATGCCGTCGGCTGGACGCAACATTCAAATGGAGTGCAGATCATTCGGACCGCTGCCATCCTTCAGCTTCTGCTCGGAAATATCGGGCGACCCGGCGGTGGAATTCTTGCCCTGCGTGGTCATGCCAGCATTCAGGGTTCAACGGATATTCCCACGCTCTACGACATCCTTCCTGGCTACATTCCTATGCCATTTTGGGAAAGCGATGCCCATAGCCTCGATCAGTACGTCAAACGCCATCGCAGCAAAGCGGGATGGTGGAGCAATTTTGAGAAGTACATCGTGAGCTTGTTAAAAGCCTGGTACGGCAAAGCAGCAACGAAAGACAACGAGTTTGGCTTCGGTTGGCTGCCGCGAGTCACCGGCGACCATTCTGAGTCGGGCTACTGGCTCGACATGCAGGACGGGAAGATGGAAGGGCTCTTCGTCATGGGCCAGAATCCGGCAGTCGGAGCCGCGAATGGTAGGCTGCAGCGCACTGCTCTTAGCAAATTGAAATGGCTGGTCGTACGTGATTTCGTCGAAACCGAAACGGCCTCCTTCTGGTACGACTCGCAGGAGATCGAGCGCGGTGAGCTGAAGACCGAAGACATCGCTACAGAAATCTTCTTTCTTCCCGCGGCTTCGCACGTAGAGAAAGAGGGCAGCTTCACCAACACGCAGCGTCTGCTTCAGTTCCATGAAAAGGCAGTCGAGCCTCCTGGCGCTTGCCGCAGCGAGACCTGGTTCATGTACCACCTTGGCCGCCGCATGAAGGATAAGGCCAAAGGTTCAACTCGAAAACGCGATGCCGGCCTGAATGCTCTCACCTGGGACTATCCCACCGAAGGCGCGATTCGCGAGCCGAAGGTCGATGCCGTGATTTGCGAGATCAACGGCTATCGCACCGATAAAGGCGAACTGGTGCGCGAATACACCGAGCTGCAGGATGACGGTAGCACCGCCTGTGGCTGCTGGATTTATTCCGGCGTTCATCCCAAACCGGGACACAACATCTCCAACATGCGCAAGCCGCACGACTACCTTGGCCACGGGTGGGGATTCTCTTGGCCATCGGATCGTCGCATCCTGTACAACCGCGCATCGGCCCGTCCGGATGGAAAGCCGTGGAGCGAGCGCAAGAAGCTGGTCTGGTGGGACCAGAACAAACGCCAGTGGACGGGCGAAGACGTGCCCGATTTCAAGAAAGACGTGGCCCCGGATTATCGGCCTGACCCTGGCGCGGAGGGCATGAAAGCAATTGCCGGTGATAAACCGTTCATCATGCATCCTGACGGCGTCGGATGGCTGTGGGTGTCGAGCGGATTGAAAGATGGTCCGCTGCCGACGCACTACGAGCCGCTGGAGCCGGTAGTCAAGAACGAGCTGTATCCAAAGCATCCCCATAATCCTCCGGCTAAGAAAAAGGAGCGTCCGGACAACGCTTACGGCTTCCCGTATGACAAACGGTTCCCGCACGTGCTCACGACGTATCGCTTGACCGAGCATCACACGGCAGGTGGAATGAGCCGCACGCTCTCGCACTTGGCCGAGCTGCAGCCGGAGCTCTTCTGCGAAATCTCTCCCGAAATGGCACAGGAGCTTGGCATCGAGCATGGCGGATACGCGACCATCATGAGCCCGCGCGGAATTATCGAGGCGCGCGTTCTGGTCACACCGCGCATGAGGCCATTCATGGTTGAAGGACGGCGCGTGCATCAAGTCGGACTTCCCTACCACTGGGGCCGCCGGGGCATTGCGGTCGGCGACACAGTGAATGATCTGCTGGCGATCTCCGAAGAGCCAAACGTGCGCATCATGGAAACCAAGGCGCTGATCTGCGACATTCGTCCCGGGCGGCGTCCGCGCGGCAAAGCGGCGCTCGACGAGCTGCACGCAAAGATGAAGGAGGCAGCATGA
- a CDS encoding 4Fe-4S dicluster domain-containing protein encodes MSATTAFLTDSTLCIGCKACEVACKEWNDLGEDGLNWTGFSYDNTGAVGHSTWRHVKFVEHPPEIGHGGNSPDIASWTFSSDVCKHCANAGCLEACPTGSIVRTEFGGVYVQPDICNGCSYCVVACPFGVVQRNKEDGRAFKCTFCYDRQKVGLTPACAHACPTESIKFGRLDDLRAEAARRLEKLHEEGMEDATLYDPTETSVGGIHAFFITRGDPRQYNLPPQPEIPTIYAERGWKSAAIGAGVLAVGTLLAFLGGRQ; translated from the coding sequence ATGAGCGCAACGACTGCATTCCTTACCGACTCGACGCTCTGTATTGGCTGCAAAGCCTGCGAGGTCGCCTGCAAAGAATGGAACGACCTCGGCGAAGACGGCCTGAACTGGACTGGCTTCTCCTACGACAACACCGGCGCAGTCGGCCACTCGACATGGCGACACGTCAAGTTCGTAGAACATCCGCCCGAGATCGGACACGGCGGAAACAGTCCTGATATCGCTTCATGGACATTCTCTTCCGATGTCTGCAAGCATTGCGCAAACGCTGGATGCCTTGAAGCGTGTCCCACAGGTTCGATCGTGCGCACGGAATTCGGCGGTGTGTACGTCCAACCCGACATCTGCAATGGCTGTTCGTATTGCGTGGTGGCCTGTCCCTTTGGAGTGGTTCAACGCAATAAAGAAGACGGACGAGCATTCAAATGCACGTTCTGCTACGACCGGCAGAAAGTCGGACTCACTCCCGCCTGCGCGCACGCGTGTCCCACCGAGTCAATTAAGTTTGGCAGGCTGGATGATCTGCGAGCGGAGGCCGCAAGGCGTCTCGAAAAATTGCATGAAGAAGGAATGGAAGATGCGACGCTCTACGATCCCACAGAGACGAGCGTCGGCGGCATTCACGCGTTCTTCATCACGCGCGGCGATCCACGGCAATACAATCTGCCACCGCAGCCGGAGATTCCCACCATCTACGCTGAGCGCGGATGGAAATCGGCTGCGATCGGCGCAGGCGTGCTCGCAGTGGGAACGCTGCTGGCGTTTCTGGGAGGCCGGCAATGA
- the nrfD gene encoding NrfD/PsrC family molybdoenzyme membrane anchor subunit, with product MTDSALPSRLQVSDPDISFQRRERRLEAIRTEALRTGRVEAIGARPGGSPIPIASVETGYYGIPMLKEPQWSWEIPVYFFVGGAAGAAAVIAEFAQMTGAATELVNDARTVAAIGSILSPALLVSDLGVPSRFLNMLRVFKVQSPMSVGVYIVSLFGPSATAAKIVNWARRNGSGTMLKIIEGAAGLFAALAGLGMATYTGVLIGATAIPVWNENIDTLPTHFALSGLAAGVSAIQLMGHEESRALNILGIAASAGETLEGVKLEMEKKPASEAIKKGFSGAITRLGGVLSGPLPLALRLAAIFTKDSRSKNLVRAASAASLAGSLLTRVGWIRAGHSSARDYRLPLKIPAGTSKLGTAYREAVRPEAVVGGRAEVNYERAL from the coding sequence ATGACCGATTCGGCACTTCCCTCTCGGCTGCAAGTCAGCGATCCCGACATTTCATTTCAGCGCCGCGAGCGTCGCCTCGAAGCCATCCGCACCGAGGCGTTGCGGACTGGTCGCGTGGAAGCAATCGGTGCGCGTCCTGGTGGTTCCCCAATTCCCATAGCCAGTGTTGAAACCGGCTACTACGGCATTCCCATGCTTAAAGAGCCGCAGTGGAGCTGGGAAATTCCTGTTTATTTCTTCGTTGGCGGAGCAGCCGGAGCCGCTGCCGTAATCGCTGAGTTTGCACAGATGACCGGAGCGGCAACGGAGCTCGTGAATGATGCACGAACGGTAGCGGCTATCGGCTCGATTCTTTCTCCGGCGCTCCTGGTTTCCGACCTGGGAGTCCCGTCGCGTTTCCTGAACATGCTGCGCGTCTTCAAAGTGCAGAGTCCGATGTCGGTCGGCGTTTACATCGTCAGCCTCTTTGGGCCGAGTGCTACTGCAGCCAAGATCGTCAACTGGGCTCGGCGCAATGGCTCCGGGACAATGCTCAAAATCATCGAAGGCGCTGCGGGACTATTCGCAGCTCTTGCCGGATTGGGAATGGCGACGTACACCGGCGTTCTCATCGGAGCAACAGCAATCCCAGTCTGGAACGAGAACATCGACACGCTGCCGACTCACTTCGCCCTTTCCGGGCTCGCCGCCGGAGTATCTGCAATTCAGCTCATGGGACATGAGGAAAGCCGCGCGCTCAATATCCTCGGAATCGCCGCGTCGGCAGGCGAAACGCTCGAAGGCGTGAAACTCGAAATGGAAAAGAAGCCCGCGAGCGAGGCAATCAAGAAAGGATTCAGCGGAGCGATCACGCGCCTCGGCGGCGTCCTCTCCGGGCCCCTTCCCCTCGCGCTGCGCCTTGCGGCAATTTTCACCAAGGACTCGCGCTCGAAGAACCTGGTGCGCGCAGCATCAGCCGCGAGCCTCGCTGGCTCGCTACTTACCCGCGTGGGATGGATTCGCGCCGGCCACTCATCTGCGCGCGATTACCGGCTGCCATTGAAGATTCCGGCTGGGACCTCCAAACTCGGAACGGCATACCGGGAGGCGGTTAGACCTGAGGCCGTGGTGGGAGGTCGGGCCGAAGTGAATTACGAGCGAGCGCTGTAG
- a CDS encoding AAA family ATPase — MIRTVAVQGYRSLRNLILPLGQLNVITGANGSGKSSVYRSLRLLADVAQNAVLGSLAREGGLPSTFWAGPETIARSVRQGTHAVEGLARRNVASLKLGFGGDTYGYSIDLGYPPPPPPPTMFELDPRIKRECVWHGPVYRKSSALVDRRNNFVWLATMKDEEPVMLTQHLADTDSMLASVADPQRAPEMLEIREAVRGWRFYDHFRTDTESPARASQIGTFTPVLHHDGSNLAAALQTIIEIRSDEALAKTLEDAFPGSRLYIEVQNGRFELQLQQHGLLRPLSAAELSDGTLRYLLWAAALLTPRPPQLMVLNEPETSLSPDLLPALARLIVAAASHTQIIVVSHASILIDSLASAPICTRLHLQKAFGETTLEGANPFTSPKWAWPAR; from the coding sequence GTGATCCGCACAGTTGCTGTTCAAGGTTATCGGTCGCTTCGTAATCTAATCCTGCCTTTAGGTCAACTCAATGTAATCACTGGAGCAAATGGGAGCGGAAAATCCAGCGTGTATCGGTCGCTGCGTCTGCTGGCCGATGTAGCTCAGAATGCCGTCCTCGGGTCTCTTGCCCGCGAAGGCGGTCTGCCTTCTACCTTCTGGGCAGGTCCGGAGACGATTGCGCGAAGCGTTCGGCAAGGCACACATGCGGTCGAGGGACTTGCTCGACGAAACGTGGCCAGTCTTAAACTCGGCTTTGGTGGCGATACATATGGCTACAGCATCGATCTGGGATATCCGCCGCCACCACCGCCACCTACAATGTTCGAGCTTGATCCTCGGATAAAGCGCGAATGTGTATGGCACGGACCGGTTTACCGAAAATCATCTGCCTTGGTAGATCGAAGGAATAACTTTGTCTGGCTCGCAACCATGAAAGATGAGGAGCCAGTGATGCTGACGCAGCATCTGGCCGATACGGACAGCATGCTTGCCAGTGTCGCGGATCCGCAACGTGCTCCGGAGATGTTAGAAATTCGTGAAGCCGTTCGCGGCTGGCGATTCTATGATCACTTCCGCACAGACACTGAATCTCCGGCGAGAGCTTCTCAGATCGGCACGTTCACACCGGTTCTACATCACGATGGCAGCAACCTTGCAGCGGCGTTACAAACGATTATCGAAATTAGGTCTGACGAAGCACTCGCCAAGACTCTCGAAGATGCCTTTCCGGGTAGCCGACTTTACATAGAGGTTCAGAATGGGCGCTTCGAACTTCAGTTGCAGCAGCATGGGCTGCTTCGCCCCCTCTCTGCAGCCGAACTGTCCGATGGAACGCTGCGGTATCTCTTGTGGGCGGCTGCTCTTCTCACGCCGCGTCCACCGCAGCTGATGGTGCTCAACGAACCCGAAACCAGCTTGTCCCCGGACCTGTTACCGGCCCTTGCCAGGCTGATTGTCGCCGCAGCTTCTCACACGCAGATTATCGTGGTCTCGCACGCGTCCATCCTCATAGACTCGCTGGCATCAGCACCTATCTGCACACGCCTACATCTTCAGAAGGCGTTTGGCGAAACCACATTAGAGGGCGCAAACCCCTTCACGAGTCCGAAGTGGGCTTGGCCAGCACGGTAA